One window of Drosophila busckii strain San Diego stock center, stock number 13000-0081.31 chromosome 3L, ASM1175060v1, whole genome shotgun sequence genomic DNA carries:
- the LOC108600050 gene encoding 39S ribosomal protein L15, mitochondrial: MANLRDASDKALKLLRTLPRVQIGNLRPNPNSKKPDKRGRAQHGGDKHGAGNKGSGQRQNFMRLGYETGNQPFYLRFPYEPYYKGHHMRRQYPPLSLLQLQVLIDTNRIDISQPVDITTLCNSGLLTLKPAEMEYGFQLTDEGLDNFKAKINIEVQHASEAVIAAVERNGGVIRTAYYDPRSLHILKNPKKWFEKGIPIPQRMLPPQDAIEYYTDAKNRGYLANPEEISKERLVLAQKYGYELPKIEEDASYEMLTAAKDARQLFLGLEPGWLINLVDKTIIKAKTT; the protein is encoded by the exons ATGGCAAACTTACGCGATGCCTCAGATAAAGCGCTAAAGCTGTTGCGCACTTTACCACGCGTACAAATTGGCAATCTGCGTCCCAATCCCAACTCTAAGAAACCT GATAAGCGTGGGCGTGCTCAACATGGTGGTGATAAACACGGCGCTGGTAATAAAGGCTCTGGACAGCGTCAGAACTTTATGCGTCTGGGCTATGAAACAGGCAATCAGCCCTTCTATCTGCGTTTTCCATACGAGCCCTACTACAAGGGACACCACATGCGTCGCCAGTATCCACCACTGTCGCTGCTTCAGCTACAGGTGCTCATTGATACCAACCGCATAGACATTAGTCAACCCGTTGACATTACCACATTGTGCAATTCCGGTTTACTAACGCTGAAACCGGCGGAGATGGAGTATGGCTTTCAGCTAACAGACGAGGGACTCGACAATTTTAAGGCGAAGATTAATATTGAAGTGCAGCATGCCAGTGAGGCAGTTATAGCTGCTGTTGAGCGCAACGGTGGTGTCATACGCACCGCCTACTACGATCCACGCAGCTTACACATACTGAAAAATCCTAAGAAATGGTTTGAGAAGGGCATTCCCATACCACAACGCATGCTGCCTCCACAAGATGCCATTGAGTACTATACAGATGCTAAGAATCGCGGCTATCTGGCTAATCCAGAGGAGATCAGCAAGGAACGTTTGGTGCTGGCCCAAAAATATGGCTACGAACTGCCCAAAATTGAGGAGGATGCTAGCTATGAAATGCTTACAGCTGCTAAGGATGCGCGACAGCTGTTCCTTGGCCTGGAGCCTGGCTGGCTGATTAACCTGGTGGACAAAACCATAATTAAGGCAAAGACTAcataa
- the LOC108600844 gene encoding uncharacterized protein LOC108600844, whose amino-acid sequence MMQTVCVENAHEILQLKQRNGQLELQQKLNSPKRRRLSPKKLQKQRSCVFAHSTSPFVAESQNSLNMNIALVPSDDEEESIAETEQPVSPYKPWSTRRKFNNYNAENEQPAAKTEANWLRKTPLNRLTLGKGKAQNISPRLKQTRLQFDNSKESKPGDKDIIESSPNLYATLKQASQSRSLLQKNVNVSESSTSSNAATATTSNNNQTAFVLHDDDDSFFSLCPDATAPTLPPAPLSTATALPSLSSTSGSPSVMILTPETQEIVFVDDSLEEPSDLNTMDFMADKVSLSKLQRYEAKLIEEQQNAVKSKKQAKKPAAEPVKVKKEVLTEQIEAGNESTKLPDDFDLPDSEEEEEEVFPRPIIVKQEKQSVKERFNIDCEQCEKYINLMGSKLSDDRIRQFLSSCKHINERACEQNTPDGFWNPLMVSFAADDPRSKVLVERRFAK is encoded by the exons a tgaTGCAGACTGTGTGCGTAGAAAATGCGCATGAAATACTGCAACTAAAACAGCGTAATGGCCAGCTGGAGCTGCAACAGAAACTAAATAGCCCCAAGCGGCGGAGACTCTCACCAAAGAAGCTACAAAAGCAACGCAGCTGCGTTTTCGCCCATAGCACGTCACCATTTGTAGCCGAGAGCCAAAATTCGCTTAATATGAATATAGCACTAGTGCCCAGCGATGATGAGGAAGAATCCATTGCAGAGACAGAACAGCCTGTAAGTCCATACAAGCCCTGGAGCACACGGCGTAAGTTTAACAATTACAATGCGGAGAACGAGCAGCCAGCGGCAAAAACTGAAGCCAATTGGCTGCGCAAGACTCCGTTAAATAGGTTGACCTtgggcaaaggcaaagcacaaaatatttcaccTAGACTGAAGCAGACAAGACTGCAATTTGATAATAGCAAAGAGAGTAAGCCTGGCGATAAGGATATCATAGAATCCAGtccaaatttgtatgcaacgCTTAAGCAAGCTAGCCAGTCACGCTCGCTGCTGCAAAA AAACGTCAACGTCAGCGAATcaagcaccagcagcaacgcaGCCACGGCTAcaaccagcaacaataatCAGACCGCTTTTGTCTTGCACGATGATGACGACTCGTTCTTTTCGCTATGTCCAGATGCAACAGCACCAACGTTGCCACCGGCGCCGCTATCAACAGCTACTGCCCTGCCTAGCTTAAGCAGCACTTCAGGTTCACCCAGCGTTATGATTCTCACACCAGAAACACAGGAAATAGTCTTTGTAGATGATAGCTTGGAAGAGCCTAGTGACTTGAATACAATGGACTTTATGGCGGACAAGGTATCGCTATCAAAGCTGCAACGATACGAAGCCAAGCTAATCGAAGAGCAGCAAAATGcggtaaaaagtaaaaaacaagCGAAGAAGCCAGCTGCTGAGCCGGTGAAAGTAAAGAAGGAAGTGCTTACAGAGCAGATTGAAGCTGGCAATGAATCCACCAAGCTGCCAGATGATTTTGATTTACCTGATAGcgaagaggaggaggaagaagTATTTCCAAGGCCTATAATAGTCAAGCAGGAAAAGCAAAGTGTCAAGGAGCGCTTTAATATAGACTGCGAGCAGTGTGAAAAGTATATCAATTTAATGGGCTCCAAGCTAAGCGATGACAGAATACGCCAGTTTCTTAGTAGCTGCAAGCATATCAATGAACGTGCCTGTGAGCAGAATACGCCTGACGGGTTTTGGAATCCACTAATGGTTTCCTTTGCAGCAGACGATCCACGCAGCAAAGTGCTTGTCGAGCGACGCTTTGCTAAATAA
- the LOC108600846 gene encoding 4-hydroxyphenylpyruvate dioxygenase, translated as MTSYTDKGTKPEAGKFLSFDHLTFYVGNAKQAASYYTTRLGFEPLGYQGLETGERRFAKYAVRQNKIKFVFVSAYTPDDEEHGLHLMRHGDGVKDVAFEVEDLDAIFTLAVSRGAEVVRDIWEESDEQGVVRFAQIKTYGDTTHTFVERSGYKGDFLPGFERAKEDVLLKHLPPTKLNFIDHVVGNQPDMEMESVASWYERILQFHRFWSVDDSQIHTEYSALRSIVMANYEETVKMPINEPANGKKKSQIQEYVDYYGGAGVQHIALNTSDIIEAVSNLRARGTEFLTIPASYYEILQEQLSRSRTVIKEDMEILQKLNILIDFDENGYLLQIFTKNCQDRPTLFLEVIQRYNHNGFGAGNFKSLFTAIEIEQAKRGNL; from the exons ATG ACCAGCTATACTGACAAAGGAACCAAA CCTGAAGCCGGCAAATTCTTAAGCTTTGATCATCTAACGTTCTACGTTGGCAACGCCAAGCAGGCGGCCAGCTATTATACCACTCGTTTGGGCTTCGAACCACTTGGCTACCAGGGATTGGAGACAGGAGAGCGACGCTTTGCCAAATATGCAGTGCGTCAAAACAAGATTAAGTTTGTCTTTGTCTCGGCTTATACGCCCGATGACGAGGAGCACGGCTTGCATTTGATGCGACATGGTGATGGAGTCAAAGATGTAGCCTTCGAAGTGGAGGATTTAGATGCAATCTTTACTCTGGCCGTATCCAGAGGTGCTGAAGTAGTGCGCGACATTTGGGAGGAGAGCGATGAGCAGGGTGTTGTGAGATTCGCACAGATTAAAACC TATGGCGACACTACGCACACTTTTGTGGAACGCAGCGGCTATAAAGGTGACTTCTTGCCTGGTTTTGAGCGTGCTAAGGAGGATGTGCTGCTGAAGCATCTGCCGCCTACTAAGCTGAACTTCATTGATCATGTGGTGGGCAATCAGCCTGATATGGAAATGGAAAGCGTTGCCTCCTGGTATGAGCGCATTTTGCAGTTCCATCGCTTCTGGTCGGTGGATGATTCGCAGATACACACTGAGTACTCTGCGTTGCGTTCTATTGTCATGGCCAACTATGAGGAAACAGTCAAGATGCCCATCAATGAGCCTGCCAATGGTAAGAAGAAGTCACAGATACAGGAGTATGTTGACTACTATGGTGGCGCAGGCGTGCAGCATATTGCGCTCAATACGAGCGACATTATTGAAGCTGTGAGCAACTTACGTGCACGTGGCACCGAGTTCCTGACCATACCAGCTTCGTACTATGAGATATTGCAGGAGCAGCTCTCACGCAGTCGCACTGTTATCAAAGAGGATATGGAAATATTACAGAAATTGAATATACTTATTGATTTCGATGAGAATGGTTACCTGTTGCAAATATTCACCAAGAATTGCCAGGACAGACCCACGCTCTTCCTTGAGGTCATTCAGCGCTATAATCATAAT GGCTTTGGTGCTGGCAACTTCAAGTCGCTCTTCACTGCCATTGAAATCGAGCAGGCCAAGCGTGGCAACTTATAA